Part of the Edaphobacter lichenicola genome, CCGTAGGCTACTACTGGGTCCCCGGAGCATGGTGCGCTCCACCCTTCTACGGAGCCCTCTGGACCCCTGGCTACTGGGGCTTCTTCGGCGGCCGTTACATCCTTCATCGCGGCTTCTGGGGCCCGCACATCGGCTTCTACGGCGGCGTCAACTACGGCTTCGGCTACACCGGCAGCGGCTACCACGGTGGCTACTGGCAGGGCCGCAACTTCTACTACAATCGCTCGGTCAACAACGTTAACGTCACGCGCATCACCAACGTCTACAACCGCACTGTCGTCGTCAATAACACAACCATCAACCGCGTCTCCTACAACGGCGGCCGCGGAGGCATCAATGTACGTCCGCAGCCAGCCGAGGTGGCAGCCAACCGCGGCCCCCGCGTCCCGCCCATGACCACGCAACTCCAGTACCAGCGCGAGGCCGCACAGAATCGCCAGCAGTTCTACAACGTGAACAAGGGCCGCCCTGCTCTGGTCGCCTCACCCCGTCCTATCGCCGCGGTCGCTCGTCCAGCCGTGCAACCAGCCCGTCCCAGCCAGCCAGAGAACCGTCCGGGCCAACCAGGCACTCGTCCCGGCGAAGTCAACCGCCCCGTCCAGCCCGCCGTCCAGCCGGCTCGCCCTGGGCAGCCAGCAGTTCAACCCGGCCGCCCTGTCCAGCCTGGAACGCGACCCGGTCAGCCAAACGCCGGCCAGCCAAATACACGGCCCGGCGAAGTCAACCGCCCTGGCCAGCCATCCTTACAACCTGCACGTCCTGGTCAGCCAGCCGTCCAGCCAGGCCGCCCCACACAGCCTGAAACTCGTCCTGCTCAGCCAAACCCTGGTCAGCCCAACACGAGGCCCGGCGAACCCAACCGTCCAGGCCAGTCTCAAACTCGTCCCGCGCAACCCGAGACTCGTCCGGTTCAACCACAGGTACGACCCACTCAACCCGAAACCAGACCGGTCCAACCGCAGATGCGACCCTCCCAGCCCGAAACCAAGCCGGTCGAACCGCAGGTGCGACCAGTCCAGCCACAACCCCAAACCCGTCCTGTCCAACCCCAGCCACAGCCCCAGGTTCGCCCTGCACCGCAGAGCAGACCCGAGCCAACCCCGCAGAACGTAGCTCGTCCTCAGTATCAACCGCAACCGCGCCCCCAACCACAATCGCGCCCCGCGCCTCAAGCTCAGCCGCGTCCGGCACCTCAACCGCAATCACGTCCCGCGCCCCAAGCGCAATCGCGCCCCGCACCTCAAGCTCAGCCACGTCCGGCACCTCAACCCAGGCAGCAGGCCGAATCAAGACCCGCTCCACAGTCCGCTCCACGTGGAGAAGGAAAGCCACACTAAAAGTACTTTCGCCGTGGCACATGAGAAGACCCGCCTCGCGCGGGTCTTCTTGTTTCTCTCAATCAAAAATCACTCCACCCCTGACGAAGCCTCGCCCTCCAGCCAGTCATGATCGCAGTCATCGCATCGCCATCGGTTTGCTGGCTCGACCGCCTCCAGCAGGGTCTCATGGCTCCCGCATATCGGGCAGGCTGGCAACGTAAACTCTTCCGACGCAGACTCGTCAACCTCCGCCTTGAACCGCTCAGCTAACGGCTGCGACAACAGTATCGCCGCATCCTCCGCATTCTCTGGAGCGACCACAACGCGAGGCCCCTGCACGTCCATCCGCGATCCATCTCCCTGCAAAACGATAGATTCAATCCCTGCCTCTCGTAGCGCGAGCGAGGCAGCCACCGCACCACGCCCGTCGGCGTATTCAAAGACGCACTCCGCCGGAGCCAGCGCGGCAAAGGCCCGCAGATCCGCCAGATCGTCCTCACTCAGCACTCTCTGCTCCGCACGCTCCGGCGCTGACGAAGCCTTAAGGCCGCGCCGCGACATCTCTCCGCGCAGAGCCTCCTGCGCCATATCCGTAAGGTTACTCATTCCGCGAGCCAGGTCCAGCAACTCGTCATCCCCATAGACTGCATAGAGCTTCACGAGCTCCTGATACTGCCCCGCATCGCCAATCATTCTCTTCCCTCGGTCAATAGCTTACAGCCGACTCGGTTTGACTTCATCTCCGACGATGCTAGCCTCGAAGTTGCGAAGCAAATTCGCACGCACAGGAGCGCATCAGCAAATGAAGGTCAACGAATGAAGGTTCTG contains:
- a CDS encoding YXWGXW repeat-containing protein, translating into MYKSFPKFFLGMALGTASLAATVTLSGCHKGVEPAAIPDNSGPDPADANVAPVDNSQPQAAPAPQPVQGRVLGIRSQSTPEQSSEQYAPQADSPPQNEAYTAAQSAQPPVQNYDQNYDQNYDYNAPNNYDESQVDAGQQALEEANEPPPPLPQYEQPEAPAPNYLWTPGYWGYAPVGYYWVPGAWCAPPFYGALWTPGYWGFFGGRYILHRGFWGPHIGFYGGVNYGFGYTGSGYHGGYWQGRNFYYNRSVNNVNVTRITNVYNRTVVVNNTTINRVSYNGGRGGINVRPQPAEVAANRGPRVPPMTTQLQYQREAAQNRQQFYNVNKGRPALVASPRPIAAVARPAVQPARPSQPENRPGQPGTRPGEVNRPVQPAVQPARPGQPAVQPGRPVQPGTRPGQPNAGQPNTRPGEVNRPGQPSLQPARPGQPAVQPGRPTQPETRPAQPNPGQPNTRPGEPNRPGQSQTRPAQPETRPVQPQVRPTQPETRPVQPQMRPSQPETKPVEPQVRPVQPQPQTRPVQPQPQPQVRPAPQSRPEPTPQNVARPQYQPQPRPQPQSRPAPQAQPRPAPQPQSRPAPQAQSRPAPQAQPRPAPQPRQQAESRPAPQSAPRGEGKPH